Proteins co-encoded in one Blastocatellia bacterium genomic window:
- a CDS encoding BACON domain-containing carbohydrate-binding protein has product MKISTMQRQRLAARPPFSLTRPAGAVTLTWLLAAVLVALLHMAWQTRAITYAAPTGTAFLSSSASVHPSSMTGSSINLSAGHDLLTTYSGGTTHAQAIQQGTARPRALATADFDEDGVADLVCGYAEGDGGLLVLHRGNADSIYADSVKAAERTPGASFGIAPFVSPARLATVSEAADFLSVGDFDADGHWDAVTAMRGGQTLNFLMGDGAGGFRAARQIALPGRITAMIAGDVNRRDGLDDLVVAVSSADGPQALIYESPRGAFRAVPEMFALPDEATALALGRFDDDAATDIAVAAGRALLVIYGRDRRLSLDAEARARVADATLQRRALPSTIRALTVGDFTGNHIDDLAALTGDGLLHLFSRDGNADTQSPTPALARWQSRVTEVGAEVTQLLRARLSSDAADSLLMIAPQARQLRVFQGGPRPASAATGQTMLASLDVDADVAAVLPMRLNADALNDLVIFKSAANPLAIVQTQAQATFTVTNTEDAGAGSLRQAILDANANPGADTIRFQIPGSGVPTIAPLSPLPDLTEAITIDGTTQPAGRVELNGAQIPFPDPAPDGRLAIGLRIKGGNSLVRGLVINRFQWRKVQNNSVTSAGGCIYLAEQGHNIIEGNLIGTDASATTWLSTPISIITYPGSPDNLIGGTTASARNVILGYVHLLYDGGNTVQGNYLGTNRDGSAALTGKEPLSGTPFGSGVTLGSANNLVGGTTAGARNIIAGTAGMADGLAGPGTPAFPHYTFGNLIQGNYIGTDATGTVALDGGVRIQDCPNNTIGGTTPAARNLISGSQRAGILVLSSEDTAGGTLIQGNYIGTDPSGALPVGNNLAGASPNEFDPYRPGRGGVCINVESAHFEITRTGEDFMVGGAIAEARNVIAASLTHGVVITGAVSQAPGRIGVRIEGNYIGTDAGGARPLGNHADGIFIGSQSAQCKIANNLIAFNGGNGINVPEPPAASPGKRITITANAIYSNQLLGIDLGMAGVTDNDAADADAGANDLQNFPVLASATATAASVTISGSLSTAANATCTLQFFYGSDRQGHQLTGSAPLLLGEKQVTTDSSGNASFSLSLAAPAGLVSGWVTATATDAAGNTSEFADCVRLEKSNCIFTLALTGQSFKAAGGSSSVNVTAESNCNWTAASLVDWITITAGSASQGNGTVNYSVAAYNGHAPRTGTLRIAEQIMTVVQAGTDPVITDVSIAGKNLIVRGESFDSGAVILINGERQKTLHDLDDLTTLSGKKLAKKLTPGQMVNVQVRNSNDAVSAAFTFTRPGN; this is encoded by the coding sequence ATGAAAATTTCAACTATGCAGCGCCAGCGGCTTGCGGCTCGCCCGCCCTTCTCTTTGACTAGACCTGCCGGCGCCGTTACGTTGACGTGGTTGCTCGCGGCGGTTCTCGTTGCCCTCTTGCATATGGCCTGGCAGACGCGGGCGATCACCTACGCCGCGCCGACCGGCACCGCTTTCTTATCCTCGTCGGCCAGTGTTCATCCATCAAGCATGACCGGTTCGTCCATCAATCTTTCGGCGGGCCATGACTTGCTGACGACTTACAGCGGCGGCACGACGCACGCGCAGGCAATTCAGCAGGGCACGGCGCGGCCCCGCGCCCTGGCCACCGCCGACTTTGACGAAGACGGCGTCGCCGATCTGGTTTGCGGTTACGCCGAAGGCGACGGCGGCCTCCTGGTGCTGCATCGCGGCAATGCCGATTCGATTTATGCCGATTCGGTCAAAGCCGCCGAGCGCACGCCCGGCGCATCGTTTGGCATTGCGCCTTTTGTTTCGCCGGCGCGGCTGGCGACGGTGTCCGAGGCGGCAGACTTTCTCAGCGTCGGCGACTTCGATGCCGATGGTCACTGGGACGCGGTGACGGCGATGCGTGGCGGGCAGACGCTCAATTTTCTCATGGGTGATGGGGCGGGAGGCTTTCGCGCCGCGCGACAGATTGCGCTGCCGGGGCGCATCACGGCGATGATCGCCGGCGACGTTAACCGGCGCGATGGCCTGGACGACCTGGTCGTCGCTGTCAGCAGCGCGGACGGGCCACAGGCATTGATCTACGAGAGCCCGCGGGGCGCTTTTCGAGCCGTGCCTGAGATGTTCGCTCTGCCCGATGAGGCGACCGCTTTGGCGCTCGGACGCTTCGATGATGATGCCGCGACAGATATTGCCGTCGCGGCGGGGCGCGCGTTGCTGGTCATCTACGGGCGCGACCGCCGCCTTTCGCTCGACGCCGAAGCGCGAGCGCGCGTCGCCGACGCAACGCTTCAGCGCCGCGCCTTGCCGTCAACGATCCGCGCCCTGACCGTGGGAGATTTCACCGGCAATCACATCGATGACCTCGCCGCCCTCACAGGCGACGGCTTGTTACACCTCTTCAGCCGCGACGGTAACGCTGACACGCAAAGCCCCACGCCGGCGCTGGCTCGCTGGCAGAGCAGGGTTACAGAGGTGGGCGCTGAAGTCACTCAATTGCTGCGGGCGCGGCTGTCGAGCGATGCCGCGGACAGCCTGTTGATGATCGCTCCGCAGGCGCGACAACTGCGCGTTTTCCAGGGCGGCCCGCGCCCGGCTTCAGCCGCCACAGGGCAGACGATGCTTGCCTCGCTCGACGTTGATGCGGACGTCGCCGCCGTGTTGCCGATGCGGTTGAACGCCGACGCGCTGAACGATCTTGTCATCTTCAAGTCAGCCGCCAACCCGCTGGCCATCGTACAAACCCAGGCGCAGGCAACCTTCACCGTGACGAACACAGAGGACGCTGGCGCAGGCTCGCTGAGACAGGCGATACTCGACGCCAACGCCAACCCCGGCGCTGACACGATTCGCTTTCAGATACCCGGTAGCGGCGTGCCGACGATTGCGCCGCTCAGCCCCTTGCCCGACCTCACCGAGGCCATCACGATTGACGGCACCACTCAGCCGGCAGGCCGCGTCGAGCTGAACGGCGCGCAGATTCCCTTCCCCGACCCGGCGCCCGACGGGCGGCTGGCCATCGGTCTGCGCATCAAAGGCGGCAACAGCCTGGTGCGCGGCCTGGTCATCAACCGTTTTCAATGGCGCAAGGTGCAAAATAATTCCGTGACCTCGGCGGGCGGCTGCATCTACCTTGCCGAGCAGGGGCACAACATCATCGAAGGCAATCTGATCGGCACCGACGCGAGCGCCACGACATGGTTGAGCACGCCCATCAGCATAATCACCTACCCCGGCTCGCCCGACAATCTGATCGGCGGCACGACCGCGAGCGCCAGAAACGTCATTCTCGGCTACGTCCACCTGCTCTATGATGGCGGCAACACGGTTCAAGGCAACTACCTCGGCACCAATCGCGATGGCAGCGCCGCGCTGACCGGCAAAGAGCCGCTGTCGGGCACACCATTCGGTTCCGGTGTAACGCTTGGTTCAGCAAATAACCTGGTGGGCGGAACCACCGCCGGAGCGCGCAACATCATCGCCGGCACCGCAGGCATGGCCGATGGTCTGGCAGGCCCCGGCACGCCGGCCTTTCCGCACTACACCTTCGGCAATCTGATTCAAGGCAACTACATCGGCACGGACGCCACCGGCACGGTAGCTCTGGACGGCGGCGTCCGCATACAGGATTGCCCGAACAATACGATTGGCGGCACGACGCCTGCGGCCCGCAATCTCATCTCCGGCAGCCAGCGCGCAGGCATTCTGGTGCTGTCGAGCGAAGACACGGCGGGCGGCACGCTGATTCAGGGCAACTACATCGGCACGGACCCGAGCGGCGCGCTGCCCGTGGGAAACAACCTCGCGGGCGCGTCGCCGAACGAGTTTGACCCTTATCGCCCGGGCCGCGGCGGCGTCTGCATTAATGTTGAGTCGGCGCACTTCGAGATCACTCGCACAGGCGAAGACTTTATGGTCGGCGGCGCGATTGCCGAAGCGCGCAACGTCATCGCCGCCAGCCTGACGCATGGCGTCGTGATTACTGGCGCCGTCTCGCAAGCGCCCGGCAGAATCGGCGTGCGCATCGAAGGCAACTACATCGGCACGGACGCCGGCGGCGCGCGCCCGCTCGGCAATCATGCCGACGGTATCTTCATCGGCTCGCAATCGGCGCAATGTAAGATCGCTAACAATCTCATCGCTTTCAACGGCGGCAACGGCATCAATGTGCCGGAGCCGCCTGCCGCCAGCCCCGGCAAACGCATTACGATTACGGCGAATGCGATTTACTCAAACCAGTTGCTTGGCATCGATCTCGGCATGGCCGGCGTGACCGACAACGACGCGGCAGACGCCGACGCGGGAGCTAACGACTTGCAGAACTTTCCTGTGCTGGCCTCGGCGACGGCGACCGCGGCGAGCGTTACGATCAGCGGCTCGCTGAGTACGGCGGCCAATGCCACCTGCACACTCCAGTTCTTTTACGGCAGCGACCGCCAGGGCCATCAATTGACTGGCAGCGCGCCGCTCCTGCTCGGTGAAAAACAGGTGACGACCGACAGTAGCGGCAACGCGAGCTTCAGCTTGTCGCTCGCCGCGCCCGCCGGCCTTGTAAGCGGCTGGGTGACGGCGACGGCGACCGACGCCGCGGGCAACACCTCAGAGTTTGCCGATTGCGTCCGGCTGGAAAAGTCGAATTGCATTTTCACCCTGGCGTTGACCGGCCAGTCGTTCAAAGCCGCGGGCGGCAGCAGCAGCGTCAATGTAACGGCGGAGAGCAATTGCAACTGGACGGCTGCAAGCCTTGTAGATTGGATCACGATCACGGCAGGCAGCGCGAGCCAGGGCAATGGCACCGTGAATTACTCGGTCGCGGCCTACAACGGCCACGCGCCGCGCACCGGAACATTAAGGATTGCCGAGCAGATCATGACCGTTGTACAGGCGGGGACTGACCCGGTTATTACCGACGTTTCTATTGCCGGCAAGAACTTGATTGTCCGCGGGGAAAGCTTTGACAGCGGCGCGGTGATTCTAATCAATGGCGAGCGCCAGAAGACGCTCCACGACCTTGACGACCTGACGACGCTGAGCGGCAAGAAGCTGGCGAAGAAGCTCACACCCGGCCAGATGGTCAATGTCCAGGTGCGCAATTCAAACGACGCGGTCTCTGCCGCATTCACCTTCACGCGGCCCGGCAATTAG
- a CDS encoding DHA2 family efflux MFS transporter permease subunit, with translation MSSEANKMPATTRAAIGSAEPWRPSFNPWLIAVSVMLATFMEVLDTSVANVALPHIAGNLSASTDQATWVLTSYLVSNAIVLPATGWLSTTFGRKRLLIFCIIIFTASSLLCGAATSLPMLILARVIQGAGGGALQPIAQAVMLESFPPEKRGAAMAVYGMGVVVAPIIGPTLGGWITDNYSWRWVFYINIPVGILAVLMSQWFVEDPPYIKNVKRSSIDYVGFGLMALWLATLQIMLDKGQDEDWFSSSLIVWLTVISVVSLIAFVVWELRVKDPIVNLRVLKNRNFAVGTALIAVVGLVLYGTTALLPLFLQNLLGYSALQSGMAVSPRGFGSMLAMILVARLIGLIDTRWLIAFGFGILGLSVIWLAGINLNIAPSTILWPIIISGLAMGFIFVPLSTTAVGTLRNEEMGNATGLFNLMRNIGGSIGISAVTTMLARGAQTHQVPLAAHMTPYDPTFQQQLQALTAKLTPLVGEAAAQAKALAMMYGTVVKQAMLLAFVDEFQLLGLLCLLCIPTVLFLKKAKARGPVAAH, from the coding sequence ATGAGCAGCGAAGCGAACAAAATGCCCGCCACCACCCGCGCCGCGATTGGATCGGCCGAGCCGTGGCGACCGAGCTTCAATCCCTGGCTGATTGCGGTGTCGGTCATGCTGGCGACATTTATGGAAGTGCTGGACACTTCGGTTGCCAACGTCGCGTTGCCGCACATTGCCGGCAACCTGTCGGCCAGCACGGATCAAGCGACGTGGGTGTTGACCAGTTATCTGGTCTCAAACGCCATCGTGCTTCCGGCGACCGGCTGGCTTAGCACGACCTTCGGGCGCAAGCGGCTGCTGATCTTCTGTATCATCATCTTTACGGCGTCATCGCTATTGTGCGGCGCAGCCACCAGCCTGCCGATGTTGATTCTGGCGCGCGTCATTCAAGGCGCGGGCGGCGGCGCGTTGCAGCCGATTGCTCAGGCGGTGATGCTAGAAAGTTTTCCGCCCGAAAAGCGCGGCGCGGCGATGGCGGTCTACGGCATGGGCGTGGTGGTCGCGCCAATCATTGGGCCGACGCTCGGCGGCTGGATCACCGACAACTATTCGTGGCGCTGGGTCTTTTACATCAACATCCCCGTGGGCATTCTCGCCGTGCTGATGTCGCAGTGGTTCGTCGAAGACCCGCCGTACATCAAGAACGTCAAGCGCAGCAGCATTGATTACGTCGGCTTCGGCTTGATGGCGCTCTGGCTGGCGACGCTGCAAATCATGCTCGACAAGGGGCAGGATGAAGACTGGTTCTCGTCGTCGTTGATCGTCTGGCTGACGGTGATTTCGGTGGTGTCGCTGATCGCCTTCGTCGTATGGGAGCTGCGCGTCAAAGACCCCATCGTCAACCTGCGGGTCTTAAAGAATCGCAACTTCGCCGTCGGCACCGCGTTGATTGCCGTCGTTGGTCTGGTGCTTTATGGCACGACGGCTTTGCTGCCGCTGTTTCTGCAAAACCTGCTCGGCTATTCGGCGTTGCAGAGCGGCATGGCAGTCAGCCCGCGCGGTTTCGGCTCGATGCTGGCGATGATTCTGGTCGCGCGGCTGATCGGCTTGATCGATACGCGCTGGCTGATCGCCTTCGGCTTCGGCATTCTCGGGTTGTCGGTGATCTGGCTTGCGGGCATTAACCTGAACATTGCGCCCTCGACGATTCTATGGCCGATCATCATCAGCGGCCTGGCGATGGGCTTCATCTTTGTGCCGTTGTCAACGACGGCGGTGGGGACGTTGCGCAACGAAGAGATGGGCAACGCCACGGGCCTCTTCAACCTGATGCGCAACATCGGCGGCAGCATCGGCATCTCGGCGGTGACGACGATGCTGGCGCGCGGCGCGCAGACACATCAAGTGCCGCTCGCGGCGCACATGACGCCTTACGACCCGACATTTCAACAGCAGCTTCAGGCGCTTACGGCCAAGCTGACGCCGCTGGTCGGTGAAGCGGCGGCGCAGGCCAAGGCGCTGGCGATGATGTACGGCACGGTTGTCAAACAGGCGATGTTGTTGGCCTTTGTGGATGAATTTCAGCTACTCGGCTTGTTGTGCCTGCTCTGCATTCCGACGGTGTTGTTCTTGAAAAAGGCGAAGGCGCGCGGCCCGGTCGCCGCACACTAA
- a CDS encoding glycosyltransferase, with the protein MSKNREHPVFFDPDNKRWPRLRRGVYLSGLALTVLFGALILSILVSPALLPLKFPEQDLSGRVAPPPPEAPKIETAVQRRLRVYKQKLEAERLKRAQAVRVRATTKPESNPLTVAFFVPWDDASPASLKFTVNNPDISLDVVIADWLHLESPDGALTTREMARDVDYLNADREALSLIRTARPDTRVLAMVNNFNGNDWEADKLDAMLANPQARARCIGQLLDTAQSNKLQGVSIDFENVLDKSQPALLQFLTELRAAMQPAGLELSINLPANNDSFNYARISELTDYVILMVYDQHYASKDAGPVAAIDWFTDILTMRQRDVPAAKMIVAIGNYAYDWPEGGLPATQTFQEALTRARENEVEQIEMDPASLNPTFRYVSYDQPGKPESHTIWMLDAVSAFNQAAVARSFAARGVALWRLGSEDPSLWSFFGRNLPLDADAAAQLANMVYGYDLDYEGRGEILRVEAAPQAGARAIQFDAARGLITSENIARDQMPSPYVIQRYGYVPRKLALTFDDGPDPEWTPRVLDALKQANAPATFFVIGLNAEQYPDLIRREVAEGHELGNHTFTHPNIANISNAQFGFELSATRVLMESLVGRRTYLFRPPYAEDAEPVTPDEVRPLESVSDRGYLTVGMQIDPKDWVAPRPGEDKVGDIVKAVIDAAGDPSSPSGNIILLHDAGGDRSETVAALPRVVAELRKRGFEFVTVSDLLGKSRDEVMPLIDTRSQWRAMADRAAFDVINYSIKLIRWLFLIGITLGIARLLLIGTLAVIEHWRERRAVYDPSYSPTVAVIVPAYNEEKVIVQTITSLLASDHPPNFEIVVVDDGSIDATYSRVKEAFGDEPRVRLFTRANGGKPAALNFGVAHTEAEIVIALDADTIFARDTISKLVRHFADPRTGAVAGNAKVGNRINLLTRWQALEYITSQNLDRRAFNLLNCVAVVPGAVGAWRRELVHEAGGFTHETLAEDADLTMAIRKLGYSIAYEDEAMALTEAPDTVRGFVKQRYRWMYGTLQAAWKHKDALFRPRYGAMGFVALPNVFIFQVLFPLISPAMDLLMLVTAVMTAIDRWQHPAEFSADSLKRALFYYAIFMTMEFLAAALAFILEPKENRRLLVWLFLQRFFYRQLMYYVAIKSTFASLRGIAVGWNKLERKATVKA; encoded by the coding sequence ATGAGCAAGAATCGTGAGCATCCGGTATTTTTCGACCCAGATAATAAGCGCTGGCCACGATTGCGTCGCGGCGTCTATCTAAGCGGACTGGCGCTGACTGTGCTGTTCGGCGCGTTGATCCTCAGTATCCTGGTCAGCCCGGCGCTCCTGCCGCTGAAATTTCCCGAACAAGACTTGAGCGGGCGTGTAGCGCCGCCGCCGCCCGAAGCTCCGAAGATCGAAACCGCCGTGCAGCGCCGCCTGCGCGTCTACAAACAGAAGCTCGAAGCCGAGCGCTTGAAACGCGCACAGGCCGTCCGCGTCCGCGCGACCACGAAGCCTGAGAGCAACCCGCTGACCGTCGCCTTCTTCGTTCCCTGGGACGACGCCAGCCCGGCTTCGCTCAAGTTCACTGTCAACAACCCCGACATCAGCCTTGATGTGGTGATTGCCGACTGGCTGCACCTTGAAAGTCCAGACGGCGCGCTGACGACCAGGGAAATGGCTCGCGACGTGGATTATCTCAACGCCGACCGCGAAGCGCTGAGCCTCATCCGCACGGCGCGGCCCGACACCCGCGTCTTAGCGATGGTCAACAACTTCAATGGCAACGACTGGGAGGCCGATAAGCTCGACGCCATGCTCGCTAACCCGCAGGCGCGGGCGCGCTGCATCGGGCAGCTTTTAGACACCGCGCAGTCGAATAAGCTGCAAGGCGTCAGCATCGATTTCGAAAACGTCCTTGATAAGAGCCAGCCGGCGCTGCTGCAATTCCTCACAGAGCTGCGCGCCGCCATGCAGCCTGCCGGGCTGGAATTGTCCATCAATCTGCCGGCGAATAACGACTCGTTCAACTATGCCAGGATTTCGGAGCTGACCGATTACGTCATCCTCATGGTCTACGACCAGCACTACGCCTCGAAAGATGCCGGGCCGGTTGCCGCCATTGACTGGTTCACAGACATCCTGACCATGCGGCAGCGCGATGTGCCGGCGGCCAAGATGATCGTCGCCATCGGTAATTATGCTTACGATTGGCCGGAAGGCGGGCTGCCGGCAACCCAGACCTTTCAGGAAGCGCTGACCCGCGCCCGCGAAAACGAAGTCGAGCAGATCGAGATGGATCCGGCGTCGCTCAACCCGACTTTTCGTTATGTGAGCTACGATCAGCCGGGCAAGCCCGAGTCGCACACCATCTGGATGCTGGATGCGGTGTCGGCTTTCAATCAGGCGGCGGTGGCGCGCTCGTTTGCGGCGCGCGGCGTGGCGCTCTGGCGGCTGGGCAGCGAAGACCCTTCGCTGTGGAGCTTCTTCGGGCGCAACCTGCCGCTCGACGCCGACGCCGCCGCGCAGCTTGCGAACATGGTTTATGGCTACGACCTCGACTACGAAGGCCGCGGCGAAATCCTGCGCGTCGAAGCCGCCCCGCAAGCCGGGGCGCGCGCCATTCAATTCGACGCGGCGCGCGGTCTCATCACTTCAGAAAACATCGCCCGCGATCAGATGCCATCGCCTTACGTCATCCAACGCTATGGCTATGTGCCGCGCAAGCTGGCGCTGACGTTCGACGATGGCCCCGATCCGGAATGGACGCCGAGGGTGCTGGATGCGCTCAAGCAGGCGAACGCGCCGGCGACTTTCTTCGTCATCGGCCTGAACGCCGAGCAGTACCCCGACCTCATCCGCCGCGAAGTTGCCGAAGGCCACGAGCTAGGCAATCACACCTTCACGCACCCGAACATCGCCAACATCAGCAACGCGCAGTTTGGCTTTGAGCTGTCGGCGACGCGTGTGTTGATGGAGAGCCTGGTGGGCCGGCGCACCTACCTCTTCCGCCCGCCTTACGCTGAAGACGCCGAGCCGGTGACGCCCGACGAAGTGCGCCCGCTGGAATCGGTCTCTGATCGCGGCTACCTGACGGTCGGCATGCAGATTGACCCGAAAGACTGGGTAGCGCCGCGGCCCGGCGAAGACAAGGTCGGCGACATCGTCAAGGCGGTCATTGACGCCGCGGGCGATCCCAGTAGCCCGAGCGGCAACATCATCCTGTTGCACGATGCCGGCGGTGATCGCTCTGAGACCGTTGCGGCGTTGCCGCGGGTGGTCGCTGAACTTCGCAAGCGCGGCTTCGAGTTCGTCACGGTTTCCGATCTGCTCGGCAAATCACGCGACGAAGTGATGCCGCTCATCGACACGCGCTCGCAGTGGCGAGCGATGGCCGACCGCGCCGCCTTCGATGTCATCAATTATTCCATTAAGCTGATCCGCTGGCTCTTCCTGATCGGCATCACGCTCGGCATCGCGCGGCTGTTGCTGATCGGCACGCTGGCGGTCATCGAGCATTGGCGCGAGCGCCGCGCGGTTTATGATCCGAGTTACAGCCCGACGGTCGCCGTCATCGTGCCGGCCTACAACGAAGAGAAGGTCATCGTGCAGACGATCACTTCCCTGCTGGCTTCGGATCACCCGCCGAATTTTGAGATTGTCGTCGTTGACGACGGCTCGATAGACGCCACCTACAGCCGCGTCAAGGAAGCCTTCGGCGACGAGCCGCGCGTGCGCCTGTTCACCAGGGCGAATGGCGGCAAGCCGGCGGCGCTGAACTTCGGCGTCGCCCATACCGAAGCCGAGATCGTTATCGCCTTGGACGCCGATACGATCTTTGCGCGCGACACCATCAGCAAGCTGGTGCGCCACTTCGCCGACCCGCGGACGGGCGCGGTCGCCGGCAATGCCAAAGTCGGCAACCGCATCAACCTGCTGACGCGCTGGCAGGCGCTCGAATACATCACCAGCCAGAACCTCGACCGCCGCGCCTTCAACCTCTTGAATTGCGTCGCGGTCGTGCCGGGCGCGGTCGGCGCGTGGCGGCGCGAGCTGGTCCACGAGGCCGGCGGCTTTACCCACGAAACGCTTGCCGAAGACGCCGACCTGACGATGGCCATCCGCAAGCTCGGCTACTCGATTGCTTACGAAGACGAGGCGATGGCGTTGACGGAAGCGCCCGACACGGTGCGCGGCTTCGTCAAGCAGCGCTATCGCTGGATGTATGGAACATTACAGGCGGCGTGGAAGCACAAGGACGCGCTCTTCCGCCCGCGTTATGGGGCGATGGGCTTTGTGGCGCTGCCGAACGTTTTCATCTTCCAGGTGCTTTTCCCGCTGATCTCGCCGGCGATGGATCTGCTGATGCTGGTGACGGCGGTGATGACGGCCATAGACCGCTGGCAGCACCCGGCGGAATTTTCGGCGGACTCGTTGAAGCGGGCGCTCTTTTACTACGCCATTTTCATGACGATGGAGTTTCTGGCGGCGGCGCTCGCCTTCATCCTGGAGCCCAAAGAGAACCGCCGCCTGCTGGTGTGGCTTTTCTTACAGCGATTCTTCTATCGCCAGTTGATGTATTACGTCGCCATCAAATCAACCTTCGCCTCGCTGCGCGGCATCGCCGTGGGTTGGAACAAGCTGGAGCGCAAGGCGACCGTTAAGGCATAG
- a CDS encoding glycosyltransferase family 39 protein, with translation MLTFVALGFRLFIALRLPTDEPDDGRLYARIANNLLDHHVYTIATEEPFEPTYIRLPGYPLFLAAVYKLFGHDNNTAVRVIQAVVDTVTCWLIAWLALAWTPLAWELEKRRRALLIALALAASCPYLAIYVATILTEIWTAFFATLCVLAASLGLRSRITKKQIGWWALAGLAGGGATSFRPDSGLFVAAVGGTLALVGLARALSQWRAARKSNQPDKTPQAHSAARQALAKTVLQGAVLTLGFVLAIAPWTIRNARVFGVFMPIAPAQANMPDEFVPRGFILWLKTWVDDVKYTETVEWAMDVRAIHIEQIPETAFDSPDERDRVAALLASYNKEVEPPAPSAKPEIEDEAAAQPAPPAEAAPDNDETNPSDNDESPSDDAASNDDASNDEEPPEAAEPPKFEGEMTPDIDAGFMEIAAERIHRHPLRYYVVMPLRRAASLWFDTHSQYYPFQGELLPLKDLDSDLHQQYWLPLFAGLTWLYTLLAALGAWVMWRWCDSRRWLLMLALLVLPRLAFLSTLENPEPRYVVELFTFVMAAASLPFAGPVWSGALRWLRRQSSDSPASG, from the coding sequence ATGTTGACCTTCGTTGCGCTCGGCTTTCGTCTGTTCATCGCGCTCAGGCTGCCGACGGACGAACCGGATGATGGCCGGTTGTATGCGCGCATTGCCAATAACCTGCTCGACCATCACGTCTACACCATCGCCACCGAAGAACCGTTCGAGCCGACCTACATCCGCCTGCCCGGTTACCCGCTATTTCTCGCCGCCGTCTACAAGCTGTTCGGGCACGACAACAACACGGCGGTGCGGGTCATACAGGCGGTCGTAGACACCGTGACCTGCTGGCTGATCGCCTGGCTGGCGCTCGCATGGACGCCGCTTGCCTGGGAGCTTGAAAAACGCCGCCGCGCGCTGCTGATCGCGCTGGCCCTGGCGGCGAGCTGTCCCTATCTGGCGATTTATGTCGCGACCATATTGACTGAGATATGGACGGCCTTCTTTGCGACGCTCTGCGTACTGGCGGCGTCGCTCGGATTGCGCAGCCGGATCACGAAAAAGCAGATTGGGTGGTGGGCGCTGGCGGGCCTGGCAGGCGGCGGCGCGACCAGCTTTCGCCCTGACAGTGGATTGTTTGTCGCCGCAGTCGGCGGCACGCTGGCGCTGGTCGGCCTTGCCCGCGCCTTAAGTCAATGGCGGGCGGCGCGGAAAAGTAATCAACCAGACAAAACGCCGCAGGCTCACAGCGCCGCGCGGCAGGCGCTGGCGAAGACGGTCTTGCAAGGCGCAGTGCTGACGCTCGGCTTTGTCCTGGCGATTGCGCCCTGGACGATTCGCAATGCTCGCGTCTTCGGTGTCTTCATGCCGATTGCCCCGGCGCAGGCCAACATGCCCGACGAGTTCGTGCCGCGCGGCTTCATCCTCTGGCTGAAGACATGGGTGGACGATGTAAAGTACACAGAGACCGTCGAGTGGGCAATGGATGTGCGGGCGATTCACATCGAGCAGATACCTGAAACGGCTTTTGATTCGCCGGATGAACGTGACCGTGTCGCCGCGCTGCTGGCGAGTTATAACAAAGAAGTCGAGCCGCCCGCGCCATCGGCAAAGCCTGAGATCGAAGACGAAGCGGCTGCTCAGCCTGCGCCGCCCGCCGAGGCCGCGCCTGACAACGACGAGACCAATCCATCCGACAATGACGAATCTCCGAGTGATGACGCCGCCAGCAATGACGACGCATCGAACGACGAAGAGCCGCCGGAAGCCGCCGAGCCGCCGAAATTCGAGGGCGAGATGACGCCCGACATTGACGCAGGCTTTATGGAGATTGCCGCCGAGCGCATCCATCGCCACCCGTTGCGGTACTACGTCGTGATGCCTTTGCGCCGCGCCGCCTCGCTGTGGTTCGACACCCACTCGCAGTATTATCCGTTTCAGGGCGAGTTGTTGCCGCTCAAAGACCTCGATAGCGACCTGCACCAGCAATACTGGCTGCCGCTGTTTGCCGGGCTGACCTGGCTCTATACTTTGCTTGCCGCGCTGGGGGCGTGGGTGATGTGGCGCTGGTGCGATTCGCGCCGCTGGCTGCTGATGCTTGCCTTGCTCGTCCTGCCGC